A window of Armatimonadia bacterium contains these coding sequences:
- a CDS encoding ABC transporter permease, with protein MTEVPASSPEGDRGTHRLSVRRMLTVARVEWIHNRRDVRSLFVILALPVVLLVLYGYGINFDLDKIPFAVFDLDGGEASRDLLQQFVQNRYFWLREVITDQRQIDELMDHGRVVFVLVVPPDLGRTLGAGRSAQVQVVLDGADTTRAQVAIGYIEGALFDYSSRLALQHAVRQGVSPAAPFTVHPTILYNADLRSTRFIVPGLIAVLLTILSALLTSTCIVREREWGSFESLVTSPAHATEILLGKIIPYVCIAFVDVLASIAAGRFVFGVYPEGSIALLLSASVLYLLASLAIGVLFSTTVRTQQMAILFAMLSTLLPTILLSGCAFPLRSMPVELRALSNVIPATHFLVIIRALYLKGAGLAILWPRLLALFGFAVVLVTIAVRRFQKRL; from the coding sequence GTGACCGAGGTGCCTGCCTCCTCGCCCGAAGGTGACCGGGGCACGCATCGGCTGAGCGTCCGGCGGATGCTCACCGTGGCAAGAGTGGAGTGGATCCACAACCGGCGGGATGTGCGCAGCCTGTTCGTGATCCTCGCGCTGCCGGTGGTGCTGCTGGTCCTGTATGGCTACGGGATCAACTTCGATCTGGACAAGATCCCCTTCGCCGTGTTCGACCTCGACGGAGGGGAAGCCTCGCGGGACCTGCTGCAGCAGTTCGTGCAGAACCGCTACTTCTGGTTGCGCGAAGTGATCACCGACCAGCGACAGATCGACGAACTGATGGACCACGGGCGCGTTGTGTTTGTGCTGGTGGTGCCACCCGACCTGGGCCGGACTCTCGGTGCTGGACGCAGTGCCCAGGTGCAGGTGGTGCTCGATGGCGCCGACACCACGCGAGCACAGGTGGCGATCGGCTACATAGAGGGTGCGCTCTTCGACTACTCCTCGCGTCTGGCGCTGCAGCACGCGGTGCGCCAGGGCGTCAGCCCGGCTGCTCCCTTCACGGTTCACCCGACGATTCTGTACAACGCCGACCTGCGCAGCACGCGGTTCATCGTGCCGGGTCTGATCGCGGTGCTGCTGACGATTCTGTCGGCGCTGCTCACGTCGACCTGCATCGTCCGGGAGCGCGAGTGGGGCAGCTTCGAGTCGCTGGTCACCTCGCCTGCCCACGCGACGGAGATACTGTTGGGCAAGATCATCCCCTATGTCTGCATTGCCTTTGTGGACGTGCTGGCATCGATCGCCGCCGGAAGGTTCGTGTTCGGCGTCTATCCTGAGGGGAGTATCGCGCTGCTGCTGAGCGCTAGTGTTCTCTACCTGCTGGCCTCGCTGGCGATCGGAGTGCTGTTCTCCACCACGGTCCGCACCCAGCAGATGGCCATCCTGTTTGCCATGCTCTCGACGCTGCTGCCGACGATCCTGTTGTCGGGGTGCGCCTTTCCGCTCCGGAGCATGCCGGTTGAGCTGCGGGCGCTGTCAAATGTGATTCCGGCGACACACTTCCTGGTGATCATCCGCGCGCTGTACCTGAAGGGTGCAGGCCTGGCGATTCTGTGGCCGCGTCTGCTGGCCCTGTTCGGTTTCGCCGTGGTCCTGGTGACCATCGCCGTGCGGCGCTTCCAGAAGAGACTGTAG
- a CDS encoding ABC transporter permease → MGRLAYVLRKEFTQLRRDKMMPRMILFAPVLQLVLFGYAATSDVRNVPVAVYDGDRSADSRLIVEEIAHSYYFHLVPAAQDPRDLERQLLTGKAQIGLHIPPDFHRDLMLGKTPQIGLLVDGTDSNTAGVAAAYLQGILRQRSLQFQTRQSRADGSFGVDMPILTPEPRVWFNDELKSINFMVPGVVGLILLVLTVNLAALSIVRERETGTLEQLMVTPLRSYELLLGKMIPYGLLTLLDSGVIVLVARLWFHVPLRGSLVLLFAMAAVFLVTNLGLGLLISAVSRTQQEAQILAFLLIMPSVLLSGFMFPIQNMPEVVQWATYLIPFRYFLEIARGLFLKGVGVAVLWPQMLVLSAFALALLGAGVAAFKKRL, encoded by the coding sequence ATGGGAAGGCTCGCGTACGTGCTGCGTAAGGAGTTCACCCAGCTGCGCCGCGACAAGATGATGCCGCGGATGATCCTGTTTGCGCCGGTCCTGCAGCTCGTGCTGTTTGGATATGCGGCGACCAGTGATGTGCGGAACGTCCCGGTCGCCGTGTATGATGGCGATCGCAGTGCCGACAGCCGCCTGATCGTGGAGGAGATCGCGCACAGCTACTACTTCCATCTCGTGCCCGCAGCCCAGGACCCACGGGACCTCGAACGCCAACTCCTAACGGGCAAGGCCCAGATTGGCCTGCACATCCCGCCGGACTTCCACCGCGACCTCATGCTGGGGAAGACGCCGCAGATCGGGCTGTTAGTGGACGGCACCGACTCCAACACAGCCGGTGTGGCGGCAGCGTATCTGCAGGGGATCCTGCGGCAGAGGTCGCTGCAGTTCCAGACGCGCCAGTCACGCGCCGACGGTAGCTTCGGGGTCGACATGCCGATACTCACCCCCGAGCCTCGGGTGTGGTTCAACGACGAGCTCAAGAGCATCAACTTCATGGTGCCGGGTGTAGTGGGGCTGATCCTGCTGGTGCTCACCGTCAACCTGGCGGCTCTGTCCATCGTCCGCGAGCGCGAGACGGGAACGCTCGAGCAACTGATGGTAACGCCCCTGCGCAGCTACGAACTGCTGCTGGGGAAGATGATTCCCTACGGGTTGCTCACCTTGCTCGACAGCGGCGTCATCGTCTTGGTGGCTCGGCTGTGGTTCCACGTTCCGCTGCGGGGAAGTCTGGTGCTGCTCTTCGCCATGGCCGCGGTGTTCCTGGTGACCAATCTGGGGCTTGGTCTGCTGATCTCGGCGGTGTCGCGGACTCAGCAGGAGGCGCAGATACTGGCCTTCCTGCTGATCATGCCCTCGGTGTTGCTCTCCGGCTTCATGTTCCCGATTCAGAACATGCCGGAGGTGGTCCAGTGGGCGACGTACCTGATCCCCTTCCGCTACTTCCTGGAGATTGCTCGCGGGCTGTTTCTCAAGGGTGTCGGCGTGGCTGTCCTGTGGCCGCAGATGCTGGTGCTGTCGGCCTTCGCGCTGGCGCTTCTCGGCGCTGGTGTCGCGGCCTTCAAGAAGCGGCTGTAG
- a CDS encoding glycosyl hydrolase, translating into MRRSPLVGTLVLAFVLLTVLGLSGVCPAADATAGVALEQGFRNPPDSAKPWTWWHWMNGNITKIGITRDLEAMKQVGLGGAEIFDVTDGILPGPVKYMSPEWREMITHAVQEANRLGLELCIHNCAGWSSSGGPWNTPEHAMQMVVFTEQRVTGPSQVAVQLAQPQANVGFYRDIAVLAFPTAPAEQAAAPEAQPKVTTNLPGVDAGRLVDGNPGTAVALVGRVKDKTYDFLMEYPAAVTARGLSIKAVGGRGAIRGTLEVSDDGATFRKVADFTVPEPGITKTPMTVGFSPATGRIWRISFPQIASPRGAFNLGEIEIEAGYRIGNLAAKAGFTRGNNPAPDTQTVDADAAVDRSRILDLTAQMEADGKLTWNAPAGDWTVLRFGYTPTGKQNHPASAEGIGLECDKMSREAVRAHFAGMVDKVIGDVGPLAGKTLKHSLIDSYEVFTQNWTPLMREEFQRRCGYDMLPFLPVMTGRVVGSLDLSERFLWDLRRTIADLFAENYFGYFAELLHQRGMLLSAEPYGNGGFDDLTSGSKADVPMSEFWAGQGNSNQNSKLASSIAHTFGRRYVGAESFTADSSEGKWQNHPYSLKALGDLIYCGGVNRFIFHRYAHQPWTEYLPGMTMGPHGFHFERTITWWEQAPAWTSYLTRCQYLLQEGLFSADLCYFIGEGSPNSPAGRSGLRPAPPEGYDYDACNTDVILHRMTVQDGRLVLPDGMSYRLLVLPESQTMSVALLTRIRNLVRDGATVIGPRPLRAPGLQGYPTADSQVQALAQELWGDCDGQKVTERAFGKGSIIWGKPIQEVLAARVGPPDFEYTAGNRRPILNYLHRQAEGADLYFVACQSPRTEYVECTFRVAGKVPELWHPDTGTVERAPVFRQDQGRTTVPLRLDPSGTVFVVFRQPLEAADNLVAAQRDGVSLLQRPPMRRADLQIRRALYGPAEAATPNVVEVTTQLSHMVRNATLTVRADNTLAGDPAQDIVKQLLVRYTYNGRPFVATVTENSTLQLPGKDALAAAQPGEKPDLVILKALYGLPSLDEPTPAQSGSADLTTQLQALVHDGTLSVIAGNDIAGDPAPLVVKQLRVEYLLDGRLYAKTYAENQSVDLPDGTEAGFDTTLQAMADLSLSADGTPTLTAWQRGNYEATTAGGKVLRAQVAQVQPPIEIAGPWEVRFPPNWGAPEKTTFDKLISWPESDDLGIKYFSGTATYAKQIDVPAQLLTPGSVLKLNLGVVHEFAQVRLNGRDLGTLWKPPFEVDITSAAKAGANSLEVRITNLWPNRLIGDEQLPDDAEFTSGGSMKAWPSWLLEGKPRPATGRYTFTTWKHYHKDSPLLDSGLLGPVTLCSGKVVPLR; encoded by the coding sequence ATGCGACGGTCGCCCCTTGTCGGCACGCTTGTCCTGGCCTTCGTTCTCCTGACTGTCCTGGGGCTCTCGGGGGTCTGTCCAGCGGCGGACGCTACCGCCGGCGTCGCGCTGGAGCAGGGCTTCCGCAACCCTCCTGATTCGGCCAAGCCCTGGACCTGGTGGCACTGGATGAACGGCAACATCACCAAGATCGGCATCACCCGCGACCTCGAGGCCATGAAGCAGGTCGGCCTCGGCGGCGCAGAGATCTTCGACGTAACCGATGGCATCCTGCCCGGCCCCGTGAAGTACATGAGCCCGGAATGGCGCGAGATGATCACTCACGCCGTGCAGGAGGCGAACCGGCTGGGTCTTGAGCTGTGCATCCACAACTGCGCCGGTTGGTCCAGCAGCGGCGGCCCCTGGAACACTCCCGAGCACGCCATGCAGATGGTCGTCTTCACCGAGCAGCGCGTGACCGGTCCTTCGCAGGTGGCCGTCCAGCTCGCTCAGCCCCAGGCAAACGTGGGCTTCTACCGCGACATCGCCGTGCTGGCCTTCCCAACAGCACCGGCAGAGCAAGCCGCAGCACCCGAGGCACAACCGAAGGTGACCACGAACCTGCCGGGGGTCGATGCCGGTCGACTGGTGGACGGCAACCCGGGGACTGCGGTCGCCCTCGTCGGCCGCGTGAAGGACAAGACCTATGACTTCCTGATGGAGTACCCCGCTGCCGTCACCGCCCGGGGGCTTTCCATCAAGGCAGTCGGTGGTCGCGGCGCGATCCGGGGCACCCTCGAGGTCTCCGATGACGGAGCCACCTTCCGCAAGGTCGCCGACTTCACCGTGCCCGAGCCAGGCATCACCAAGACCCCGATGACCGTCGGCTTCAGCCCTGCAACGGGCCGAATCTGGCGCATCAGCTTCCCGCAGATCGCCTCGCCTCGCGGGGCCTTCAACCTCGGAGAGATCGAGATCGAGGCGGGGTACCGGATCGGCAACCTCGCCGCCAAGGCCGGGTTCACGCGCGGCAACAACCCGGCGCCGGACACCCAGACGGTGGATGCCGACGCCGCCGTCGACCGCAGTCGTATCCTCGACCTGACTGCCCAGATGGAGGCCGACGGGAAGCTGACCTGGAACGCCCCGGCCGGAGACTGGACCGTTTTGCGCTTCGGCTACACTCCCACGGGCAAGCAGAATCACCCGGCCTCTGCGGAGGGAATCGGACTGGAGTGCGACAAGATGAGTCGCGAGGCGGTCCGGGCCCACTTCGCCGGGATGGTGGACAAGGTGATCGGCGACGTCGGGCCGCTTGCCGGGAAGACCCTCAAGCACAGTCTCATCGACAGCTACGAGGTCTTCACCCAGAACTGGACCCCGCTCATGCGTGAGGAGTTCCAGCGCCGCTGCGGTTACGACATGCTGCCCTTCCTCCCCGTGATGACCGGGCGAGTGGTCGGCAGTCTCGACCTCTCTGAGCGGTTCCTGTGGGACCTGCGGCGCACCATCGCCGACCTCTTCGCCGAGAACTACTTCGGTTACTTTGCCGAGCTTCTCCATCAGCGCGGGATGCTGCTCTCCGCTGAGCCCTATGGGAACGGCGGCTTCGACGACCTTACCTCCGGCTCGAAGGCTGACGTTCCCATGTCCGAATTCTGGGCCGGGCAGGGCAACAGCAACCAGAACAGCAAGCTCGCCTCCTCCATCGCCCACACCTTCGGCAGGAGGTACGTCGGCGCGGAATCCTTCACCGCCGACTCCAGCGAGGGCAAGTGGCAGAATCATCCCTACTCGCTCAAGGCCCTGGGCGACCTCATCTACTGCGGCGGCGTGAACCGCTTCATCTTCCACCGCTATGCGCATCAGCCCTGGACCGAGTACCTGCCCGGGATGACCATGGGGCCGCACGGCTTCCACTTCGAGCGCACCATTACCTGGTGGGAGCAGGCTCCAGCCTGGACCAGCTACCTCACTCGCTGCCAGTACCTGCTGCAGGAGGGCCTCTTCTCGGCCGACCTGTGCTACTTCATCGGTGAGGGGTCGCCGAACAGCCCCGCCGGTCGGAGCGGTCTGCGTCCGGCGCCGCCCGAGGGCTATGACTACGACGCCTGCAACACCGACGTGATCCTCCACCGCATGACCGTGCAAGACGGCCGCCTCGTGCTGCCTGACGGCATGAGCTATCGCCTCCTCGTTCTGCCCGAGAGCCAGACCATGAGCGTCGCGCTCCTGACTCGTATCCGTAACCTGGTGCGCGACGGTGCGACTGTCATCGGTCCGCGCCCCTTGCGGGCACCAGGGCTGCAGGGCTACCCCACAGCCGACTCGCAGGTGCAAGCTCTCGCCCAGGAGCTCTGGGGCGACTGCGACGGCCAGAAAGTCACCGAGCGCGCCTTCGGCAAGGGCTCTATCATCTGGGGCAAGCCCATCCAGGAGGTTCTCGCCGCCCGCGTTGGGCCGCCCGACTTCGAGTACACCGCCGGCAACCGCCGACCGATCCTCAACTACCTGCACCGCCAGGCCGAAGGTGCCGACCTCTACTTCGTCGCCTGTCAGAGTCCGCGCACCGAGTACGTCGAGTGCACCTTCCGGGTTGCGGGCAAGGTCCCCGAGCTCTGGCACCCGGACACCGGCACCGTCGAGCGCGCGCCGGTCTTTCGCCAGGATCAGGGCCGCACCACCGTGCCCCTGCGGCTTGATCCCTCGGGCACGGTCTTCGTGGTCTTCCGCCAGCCGCTTGAGGCTGCCGACAACCTCGTAGCGGCTCAGCGTGACGGCGTGTCCCTGCTCCAGCGACCGCCGATGCGCCGTGCCGACCTGCAGATCCGTCGCGCCCTCTACGGTCCTGCGGAGGCCGCCACTCCCAACGTAGTGGAGGTCACGACCCAGCTCTCGCACATGGTCCGCAATGCAACACTGACGGTCCGCGCGGACAACACGCTGGCCGGTGACCCCGCTCAGGACATCGTCAAGCAGCTTCTCGTCCGCTATACCTACAATGGCCGCCCCTTTGTCGCGACGGTCACCGAGAACTCGACCTTGCAGCTCCCCGGCAAGGACGCGCTAGCGGCCGCTCAGCCGGGTGAGAAGCCCGACCTGGTGATCCTGAAGGCGCTGTACGGCCTGCCCAGCCTTGACGAGCCAACTCCGGCGCAGAGCGGTTCCGCCGATCTGACCACCCAACTGCAGGCCCTGGTCCACGATGGTACCCTCTCTGTCATCGCGGGCAACGACATCGCCGGTGACCCGGCGCCTTTGGTCGTCAAGCAGCTCCGTGTCGAGTACCTCCTCGACGGTCGGCTCTACGCGAAGACCTATGCCGAGAACCAGTCCGTCGACCTCCCGGACGGCACCGAGGCGGGCTTCGACACCACCCTTCAGGCCATGGCAGACCTGTCGCTGAGCGCTGACGGCACGCCCACCCTCACCGCCTGGCAGCGGGGCAACTACGAGGCTACCACTGCCGGCGGCAAGGTCCTGCGGGCACAGGTGGCGCAGGTCCAGCCGCCGATCGAGATCGCCGGTCCCTGGGAGGTCCGCTTCCCGCCGAACTGGGGAGCGCCCGAGAAGACGACCTTCGACAAGCTGATCTCCTGGCCCGAGAGCGACGACCTTGGCATCAAGTACTTCTCGGGCACCGCGACCTACGCGAAGCAGATCGACGTACCGGCCCAGTTGCTCACACCCGGCAGCGTGCTCAAGCTGAATCTGGGCGTCGTGCACGAGTTCGCCCAGGTGCGACTCAACGGTCGCGACCTCGGAACCCTGTGGAAGCCGCCCTTCGAGGTGGACATCACCTCCGCTGCGAAGGCCGGTGCGAACTCGCTGGAGGTCAGGATCACCAACCTGTGGCCGAACCGACTCATCGGCGACGAGCAGCTTCCCGATGACGCCGAGTTCACCAGCGGTGGCTCGATGAAGGCGTGGCCTTCCTGGCTCCTCGAAGGCAAGCCACGTCCGGCGACCGGACGCTATACCTTCACCACCTGGAAGCACTACCACAAGGACTCGCCGCTGCTCGATTCGGGTCTACTAGGGCCGGTCACACTCTGCAGCGGCAAGGTCGTTCCCCTGCGCTAA